A genome region from Chengkuizengella sp. SCS-71B includes the following:
- a CDS encoding alpha/beta-type small acid-soluble spore protein, which translates to MARSNQLVVPQSTAALNQLKYEVAQELGIQIPQDGYYGNMATRDTGTIGGYMTRHLVQIAEQTLAGRQP; encoded by the coding sequence ATGGCAAGATCTAACCAACTAGTGGTGCCTCAATCTACTGCGGCATTAAATCAATTAAAATATGAAGTAGCACAGGAGTTAGGTATTCAGATTCCTCAAGATGGTTACTATGGTAACATGGCTACTCGTGATACAGGTACAATTGGTGGATACATGACACGTCACTTAGTACAAATTGCCGAGCAAACATTAGCAGGTAGACAACCTTAA
- the trpS gene encoding tryptophan--tRNA ligase — translation MKRVLSGIQSSGKLTIGNYIGALKNYVKLQDTHECFFSIVDLHAITVPQKPEDLKEQTEEVAALYFAAGVDPNKSSVFVQSHVPAHAELGWIMTTLSYMGEFERMTQFKDKSGKQDSIGVGLFTYPGLMAADILLYHADLVPVGNDQKQHLELTRDLANRFNQRFGEYLKIPEPYIPEVGARIMSLDDGSNKMSKSNPNPNSYIAMLDEPDVLRKKIKRATTDSGRDVLFDPVNKPEISNLMTIYSYCSTLSIKEIEQEYEGKGYGPFKKDLAEHVVATLEPIQQRYKEIRSSGELNKYLKQGAEQAADVANDTLREIKKKMGFLLPN, via the coding sequence ATGAAACGAGTATTATCTGGTATACAGTCAAGTGGGAAATTAACTATCGGAAATTATATTGGTGCTTTGAAAAATTATGTCAAGCTACAGGATACACATGAATGCTTTTTTTCTATTGTTGATTTACATGCGATCACTGTGCCTCAAAAACCAGAAGATTTAAAAGAACAAACTGAAGAAGTTGCTGCATTGTATTTTGCTGCAGGAGTGGATCCGAATAAGTCAAGTGTTTTCGTTCAATCTCATGTACCTGCTCATGCAGAATTAGGTTGGATCATGACCACCTTATCTTATATGGGGGAATTTGAAAGAATGACCCAATTTAAAGATAAGTCCGGGAAGCAAGATTCTATAGGTGTAGGTTTGTTCACATATCCTGGTTTAATGGCTGCTGATATATTGCTTTATCATGCGGATCTCGTACCTGTAGGAAATGATCAAAAACAACATCTTGAACTAACAAGAGATTTAGCAAATCGCTTTAATCAACGTTTTGGTGAATATTTGAAGATTCCTGAACCATATATTCCAGAAGTTGGTGCGAGAATTATGTCCTTAGACGATGGCTCAAATAAAATGAGCAAAAGCAATCCAAATCCAAATAGTTATATTGCAATGTTAGATGAACCGGATGTGTTGCGTAAAAAAATCAAGAGAGCAACAACAGATTCAGGGAGAGATGTTTTATTTGATCCAGTAAATAAACCTGAAATTAGTAATTTAATGACGATTTATTCCTATTGTTCAACCTTAAGTATAAAGGAAATCGAACAGGAATACGAAGGAAAAGGATATGGTCCATTTAAAAAGGATTTAGCAGAACATGTAGTAGCCACTTTAGAGCCGATTCAACAACGCTACAAAGAGATTCGCTCTTCAGGAGAATTGAATAAGTATTTAAAACAAGGTGCTGAGCAGGCTGCTGATGTGGCTAATGATACTTTAAGGGAAATAAAGAAAAAAATGGGCTTCTTATTACCAAATTGA
- a CDS encoding DUF5325 family protein has protein sequence MSKKTALFFSIIGVLFLILTGIALSYQKSLLALSFLFLSFFTVGIGFMVKAKIRKKNSP, from the coding sequence ATGAGTAAAAAAACTGCCTTATTTTTTTCTATTATTGGTGTACTGTTCTTGATTTTAACAGGTATAGCATTAAGTTATCAAAAATCTCTATTGGCATTAAGTTTTTTGTTTTTATCTTTTTTTACTGTAGGAATTGGTTTTATGGTAAAAGCAAAAATTAGAAAAAAGAATAGTCCTTGA
- the gerQ gene encoding spore coat protein GerQ translates to MNGNNYNAMAQPYSNVMPASVNPMAMPAANPMAMPAQYANMMHGPSSMPGSMPASMSGSMPASMSGSMPASMSGPFAPSGSVLASSAPGTPEITPPGQLPMEVSYIENILRLNLGKEAMIYMTYENNSEWNAKVYKGVLEAAGRDHIVISDPDTGKRYLLLMVNLDYITFDEELNYIPTY, encoded by the coding sequence ATGAATGGGAATAATTACAATGCAATGGCTCAGCCTTATTCTAATGTGATGCCTGCAAGCGTTAATCCAATGGCAATGCCTGCCGCTAATCCAATGGCGATGCCTGCACAGTACGCTAATATGATGCATGGCCCCTCATCTATGCCTGGGTCTATGCCTGCATCTATGTCAGGGTCTATGCCTGCATCTATGTCAGGGTCTATGCCTGCATCTATGTCAGGGCCATTTGCTCCAAGTGGGTCAGTTCTCGCAAGTTCTGCACCAGGTACGCCGGAGATCACACCACCAGGTCAACTACCAATGGAAGTTTCTTATATTGAAAATATTTTACGGTTAAATTTAGGAAAAGAAGCCATGATTTATATGACATATGAAAATAACTCTGAATGGAATGCAAAAGTATATAAAGGAGTTCTTGAAGCAGCTGGTAGAGATCACATTGTGATTAGCGATCCTGACACAGGAAAAAGATACTTACTGCTAATGGTGAATTTAGATTATATTACTTTTGATGAAGAATTAAATTATATCCCAACATATTGA
- a CDS encoding metal-dependent hydrolase, whose protein sequence is MDSGTHFVVGLGLAGLATIDPAVSNDPNLFISVLVGTVLGSQAPDTDGLYRFKSNSAYIKNHRGLSHSLPALFIWTFLITGLIFLIFQPTPILHVLLWVFIAVCVHVFSDLFNTYGTQALRPISDKWISWNIIHIFDPIIFFSHVFALILWVFHIGEATLIFPMLYGFLIAYYIWRTALHYFLQKNLYKKDKKYQKDDTYMLIPTIHLSEWNIVKKNKNNVHILGELKRNGNIQWIDEVQCKTHPAIEISKKNSDIASFLYFSSQYACSDIIIHSWGYEVRWFDVRYRHRKQYPFVGVLLMKKDYTPIKSYVGWLNEDKLSKRLGLHEM, encoded by the coding sequence TTGGATTCTGGTACTCATTTTGTAGTAGGTTTAGGATTAGCTGGTTTAGCAACGATTGATCCTGCTGTTTCAAATGATCCTAATTTATTTATATCTGTTTTAGTCGGAACTGTATTAGGTTCACAAGCCCCAGATACTGATGGGTTATATAGATTCAAAAGTAATAGTGCTTATATAAAAAATCACAGAGGATTGTCTCATTCATTACCTGCTCTCTTCATTTGGACTTTCCTAATCACAGGGCTTATATTTCTCATTTTTCAGCCCACACCCATTCTTCATGTATTGTTATGGGTTTTCATAGCTGTATGTGTACATGTTTTTTCAGATTTATTTAATACTTATGGGACACAAGCTCTAAGGCCTATCTCGGATAAATGGATTTCTTGGAATATTATCCATATTTTTGATCCCATTATATTTTTCTCTCATGTCTTTGCCCTGATCCTTTGGGTATTCCATATCGGTGAAGCTACATTAATTTTTCCAATGTTATACGGATTTTTAATTGCGTATTATATATGGAGAACCGCATTACATTATTTTTTGCAAAAGAACCTTTATAAAAAAGACAAAAAATATCAAAAAGATGACACATACATGCTAATTCCTACAATTCATTTATCAGAATGGAACATCGTTAAAAAAAATAAAAATAACGTTCACATTCTTGGTGAATTAAAAAGGAATGGAAATATACAATGGATAGACGAAGTACAATGTAAAACACATCCCGCTATCGAGATTTCTAAAAAGAATTCTGACATAGCTTCGTTTTTATATTTCAGTTCTCAGTACGCATGTTCAGACATCATAATACACTCTTGGGGATATGAAGTTCGTTGGTTTGATGTACGTTATAGACATCGAAAACAATACCCATTTGTAGGTGTTTTGCTTATGAAAAAAGATTATACCCCAATTAAATCATATGTAGGATGGTTAAATGAAGATAAGTTAAGCAAACGCCTTGGATTGCATGAAATGTAA